One genomic window of Polyangium aurulentum includes the following:
- a CDS encoding metallophosphoesterase family protein: MRPEALAALAGSTHILHAGDIGGQEILDALAAIAPVTAVRGNNDRGPWAERLPDRTTVTLAGHRILVLHDRGELDLDPRALTNLSAVVTGHSHRPAIERRDGVLFLNPGSAGPRRFSLPITLARLLVADERLDAELVPLAIPPAPARRKKR, from the coding sequence ATGCGCCCCGAGGCCCTCGCCGCGCTCGCCGGGTCCACGCACATCCTGCACGCCGGCGACATCGGTGGCCAGGAGATCCTCGACGCCCTCGCCGCGATCGCACCCGTCACCGCCGTGCGCGGCAACAACGACCGCGGCCCCTGGGCCGAGCGACTCCCCGACCGCACCACCGTCACGCTCGCCGGTCATCGCATCCTCGTCCTCCACGATCGCGGCGAGCTCGACCTCGATCCACGCGCCCTGACAAACCTCTCCGCCGTCGTCACGGGCCACTCGCATCGACCCGCGATCGAGCGCCGTGACGGCGTGCTCTTCCTCAACCCGGGCAGCGCCGGTCCGCGCCGCTTCAGCCTCCCCATCACGCTTGCCCGGCTGCTCGTCGCCGACGAACGCCTCGACGCCGAGCTCGTCCCCCTCGCCATCCCCCCCGCCCCCGCACGCCGAAAGAAACGCTGA
- a CDS encoding alpha/beta fold hydrolase, producing MIRIDPGEAVEVALPHGHPQRLRVWRGTGPYVILALHGLDGHAGWFGALGPALARHGVTLLAVDRSGSGVDPRTRGDSAHIDAWLDELTSLCEHLAPPEGLFLLGHSWGAKRVVVALHERMMPVRAGLLVAPLIYLQNDLVPPERWDADPSLGGPEPRFPIRFPDDRLTDDPDVRAFIAADPNRLRHVTASFLIEDARLSRRIEAMRSPLPLPVWIALGGEDQLIDEERTRDLFERFEGGKTVRVEVIDAAAHLVVVERAEALADAIGRFLGTVT from the coding sequence ATGATCAGGATCGACCCGGGAGAGGCCGTGGAGGTCGCGCTCCCTCATGGCCATCCACAGAGATTGCGGGTGTGGCGAGGAACGGGGCCCTACGTGATCCTCGCGCTCCACGGCCTCGACGGCCACGCGGGCTGGTTCGGCGCGCTCGGCCCCGCGCTCGCGCGCCATGGCGTCACGCTGCTCGCGGTCGATCGCTCCGGCTCGGGCGTCGATCCGCGCACGCGCGGCGACAGCGCGCACATCGACGCCTGGCTCGACGAGCTCACGAGCCTCTGCGAGCACCTGGCGCCGCCCGAAGGCCTGTTCTTGCTCGGCCACTCCTGGGGCGCGAAGCGGGTCGTCGTGGCCCTGCACGAGCGCATGATGCCCGTGCGCGCGGGGCTGCTCGTCGCGCCTTTGATCTATTTGCAAAACGACCTCGTCCCCCCCGAGCGCTGGGACGCCGACCCGAGCCTCGGCGGCCCCGAGCCCCGCTTCCCGATCCGCTTCCCCGACGACCGTCTCACCGACGATCCCGACGTGCGCGCGTTCATCGCCGCGGATCCGAACAGGCTCCGCCACGTGACGGCGAGCTTCTTGATCGAGGACGCGCGCCTGTCGCGGCGCATCGAGGCGATGCGATCGCCGCTGCCCTTGCCGGTGTGGATCGCGCTCGGCGGCGAGGATCAGCTCATCGACGAGGAGCGCACGCGAGACCTGTTCGAGCGCTTCGAGGGGGGCAAGACGGTGCGCGTGGAGGTCATCGACGCGGCGGCGCACCTCGTCGTGGTCGAGCGCGCCGAGGCGCTGGCCGATGCGATCGGGCGCTTCCTCGGCACGGTGACGTGA
- a CDS encoding 3-hydroxyacyl-ACP dehydratase FabZ family protein has translation MTTTKTDALNLGAAVVLLVLPQRPPLLLVDRVEGYTRAPRPTLRAARALSVNEPFFAPDLQTPPILPRSLMLEGMVQAAGLLQILVTVQRELEAAGRSADELIEALRNADLGYRLEPGYTPGLGDDIVNAIAGAGYGRVGSLGGSQIRFLRHVFAGDSLGYEIRLVRDAGSVIHFEADVDVRGQLVAQGLLTLSKVEAILSFR, from the coding sequence ATGACGACCACGAAGACGGACGCACTCAACCTCGGCGCGGCGGTGGTGCTCCTCGTGCTGCCGCAGCGGCCGCCGCTCTTGCTCGTGGACCGGGTCGAGGGCTACACGCGCGCCCCGCGACCCACGCTGCGCGCCGCCCGAGCGCTCAGCGTGAACGAGCCTTTCTTCGCGCCGGATCTGCAGACGCCGCCGATCTTGCCTCGCTCGCTCATGCTCGAGGGCATGGTGCAGGCGGCGGGCCTGCTCCAGATCCTGGTCACGGTGCAACGCGAGCTCGAGGCGGCGGGCCGGAGCGCGGACGAGCTCATCGAGGCCCTGCGCAACGCCGATCTCGGCTATCGCCTCGAGCCGGGGTACACGCCCGGGCTCGGCGACGACATCGTCAACGCGATCGCGGGCGCGGGCTACGGACGCGTGGGGTCACTCGGCGGCAGCCAGATCCGCTTCTTGCGCCACGTCTTCGCGGGGGACTCGCTCGGCTACGAGATCCGGCTCGTGCGCGACGCGGGCAGCGTCATCCACTTCGAGGCGGACGTGGACGTGCGCGGGCAGCTCGTGGCGCAGGGGCTGCTCACGCTCTCCAAGGTCGAGGCGATCCTGAGCTTTCGCTGA
- a CDS encoding DNA-methyltransferase: protein MRTSSLSTARASNAFFLGDNLAILRDHVADGSVDLVYLDPPFQSGKTYHLLAGVAPRAPLVEAFDDTWAWGDAAERALGSLAGSDAPIGRALSGLFAFLGPCDLMAYLAMMAPRLVEIRRVLRPTGSVFLHCDPTASHYLKVLMDAAFGLDCYKNEIVWRYRRWPARARRFQRMHDVLLFYTRASAGDHTFHTLYGYEELAASTKKTFGTKKQRADFSSGHRKPGLAEEETAGPPLSDVWEIGVIAAKGRERLGYPTQKPEALLERVILSASNEGDVVLDPFCGSGTTLSVARRLGRRFVGIDKSPIAQRLIEQRMTRAFGTAVEWDIVDCTESAPRPLANARPRSRSGALAAG from the coding sequence ATGCGGACCTCATCCCTCTCGACCGCGCGCGCTTCGAACGCCTTTTTCCTGGGCGACAACCTCGCGATCCTCCGCGACCACGTGGCCGACGGGTCCGTGGATCTGGTCTATCTGGATCCCCCATTCCAGAGCGGAAAGACCTATCACCTGCTCGCGGGCGTCGCGCCGCGCGCCCCGCTCGTCGAGGCCTTCGACGACACCTGGGCCTGGGGCGACGCCGCCGAGCGAGCCCTCGGATCCCTCGCCGGGAGCGACGCGCCGATCGGCCGCGCCCTGTCGGGCCTCTTCGCCTTCCTCGGTCCCTGCGACCTCATGGCCTACCTCGCCATGATGGCCCCGCGCCTCGTCGAGATCCGCCGCGTCCTGCGCCCCACGGGCAGCGTCTTTCTGCACTGCGATCCCACCGCGAGCCATTACCTGAAAGTGCTGATGGACGCGGCCTTCGGGCTCGATTGCTACAAGAACGAGATCGTCTGGCGCTACCGCCGCTGGCCCGCGCGCGCGCGTCGCTTCCAGCGCATGCACGACGTCCTGCTCTTCTACACCCGCGCCTCCGCGGGCGATCACACCTTCCACACGCTCTACGGCTACGAGGAACTCGCCGCCTCCACGAAGAAGACCTTCGGCACGAAGAAGCAGCGCGCCGACTTCTCCTCCGGCCACCGCAAGCCCGGCCTCGCCGAGGAGGAGACCGCGGGGCCGCCGCTGTCGGACGTCTGGGAGATCGGCGTCATCGCGGCCAAGGGGCGCGAGCGGCTCGGCTACCCGACGCAGAAGCCCGAGGCGCTGCTCGAGCGGGTGATCCTCTCGGCGAGCAACGAGGGCGACGTCGTGCTCGATCCTTTCTGCGGCTCGGGCACCACGCTGAGCGTGGCGAGGCGCCTCGGGCGGCGCTTCGTCGGCATCGACAAGAGCCCCATCGCGCAGCGCTTGATCGAGCAGCGCATGACGCGCGCCTTCGGCACGGCCGTCGAGTGGGACATCGTCGACTGCACCGAGAGCGCCCCGCGCCCCCTCGCGAACGCGCGGCCGAGATCGCGCTCCGGCGCGCTCGCGGCCGGCTGA
- a CDS encoding PhzF family phenazine biosynthesis protein — MTEIPLYQVDAFTSRPFAGNPAAVCPLDAWLPDETLQAIAAENNLSETAFFVRQGDRFALRWFTPAVEVDLCGHATLASGFVILDVLEPGRSEVQFDTKSGELSVRRSGDLLALELPARPPAPADVTEALTLALGARPSVAVRARDLVAVFEDAETVRRMKPDMARIAALDTFAVGVTAPGTGEDGDVDFVSRFFAPAKGVPEDPVTGSLHCTLVPYWAERLGRARLSARQVSARGGELSCTLSSGRVELGGRAVLVLEGKLRF, encoded by the coding sequence GTGACCGAGATCCCGCTCTACCAGGTGGATGCCTTCACGAGCCGGCCGTTCGCCGGCAACCCGGCCGCGGTTTGCCCGCTCGACGCGTGGCTGCCGGACGAGACGCTGCAAGCCATCGCCGCGGAGAACAACCTCTCCGAGACCGCATTCTTCGTGCGGCAGGGAGACCGCTTCGCGCTGCGCTGGTTCACGCCCGCCGTGGAGGTCGACCTCTGCGGACACGCGACCCTCGCGAGCGGCTTCGTGATCCTCGACGTCCTCGAGCCCGGCCGGAGCGAGGTCCAGTTCGACACCAAGAGCGGCGAGCTGTCCGTGCGGCGATCGGGCGATCTGCTCGCGCTCGAGCTGCCCGCGCGCCCGCCCGCGCCCGCCGACGTCACCGAGGCGCTCACCCTCGCGCTCGGGGCGCGCCCGTCCGTCGCCGTGCGCGCGCGCGATCTCGTCGCGGTCTTCGAGGACGCCGAGACCGTGCGGCGCATGAAGCCCGACATGGCGCGCATCGCCGCGCTCGATACCTTCGCGGTGGGCGTCACGGCGCCGGGCACGGGCGAGGACGGCGACGTCGATTTCGTCTCGCGCTTCTTCGCGCCCGCGAAGGGCGTGCCCGAGGATCCGGTGACGGGCTCGCTCCATTGCACGCTCGTCCCCTACTGGGCCGAGCGCCTCGGCCGCGCGCGCCTGTCCGCGCGCCAGGTGAGCGCCCGCGGCGGCGAGCTTTCGTGCACGCTCTCGAGCGGCCGCGTCGAGCTCGGCGGTCGCGCGGTGCTCGTGCTCGAAGGCAAGCTGCGCTTCTGA
- a CDS encoding class I SAM-dependent methyltransferase, with protein sequence MSEENRPLVAGEALPQAVFHQAYEGLPPWVIGRPQAEVVALVEAGGVSGEVLDVGCGTGENAILIAERGHAVTGIDLVPKAIEIARANAAARGVKVDFQVGSALELAGLGRTFDTVLDAGLFHAFNDEDRARYVDGLGHVVRRGGIYYMLVFSDREPPAVGPRRVRQAEIHAAFVEGWRVREIRPARYEHAVGDKGYAEAWLASIERTG encoded by the coding sequence ATGAGCGAAGAGAACAGGCCATTGGTGGCGGGAGAGGCGCTGCCGCAGGCGGTCTTTCACCAGGCGTACGAAGGGCTGCCGCCCTGGGTGATCGGCAGGCCGCAGGCCGAGGTCGTCGCGCTCGTCGAGGCGGGCGGGGTGAGCGGAGAGGTGCTCGACGTCGGCTGTGGGACGGGCGAGAACGCGATTCTGATCGCGGAGCGCGGGCACGCGGTGACCGGGATCGACCTGGTGCCGAAGGCGATCGAGATCGCGCGCGCGAACGCCGCGGCGCGCGGGGTGAAAGTCGACTTCCAGGTCGGCAGCGCGCTCGAGCTCGCCGGGCTCGGGCGCACGTTCGACACGGTGCTCGATGCCGGGCTTTTTCACGCGTTCAATGACGAGGACCGTGCGCGCTACGTGGACGGCCTCGGGCACGTGGTTCGTCGGGGCGGGATCTACTACATGCTCGTGTTCAGCGACCGCGAGCCGCCCGCCGTGGGACCGCGGCGGGTGCGTCAGGCCGAGATCCACGCGGCGTTCGTCGAGGGATGGCGGGTGCGCGAGATACGCCCCGCGCGTTACGAGCACGCCGTCGGGGACAAGGGCTACGCGGAGGCGTGGCTCGCGTCGATCGAGCGCACGGGATAA
- the fghA gene encoding S-formylglutathione hydrolase → MSAPIVQTSSSKSFGGHQKVFRHDSRVLGCAMHFAVYLPPKAERERCPVLYWLSGLTCTEQNFITKAGAQEHAARHGVILVVPDTSPRGEGVPDDPAYDLGCGAGFYLNATQAPWSSHYRMHDYVVHELPSLIEAQFPVIADRRGIFGHSMGGHGALVLALKNPGRYRSVSAFAPIVAPASCPWGEKAFRAYLGEDRAAWKEWDATELVKTARERLPIMVDQGYDDPFFAEQLKPELLRKACDEVGHPLTLRLQPGYDHSYYFIASFIRDHVEHHAAILNA, encoded by the coding sequence ATGAGCGCTCCCATCGTCCAGACCTCGAGCTCCAAGTCCTTCGGCGGTCACCAGAAGGTGTTCCGCCACGATTCGCGCGTGCTCGGCTGCGCCATGCACTTCGCGGTGTACCTGCCGCCGAAGGCCGAGCGCGAGCGCTGCCCCGTGCTCTACTGGCTGAGCGGGCTCACCTGCACCGAGCAGAACTTCATCACGAAGGCGGGCGCGCAGGAGCACGCGGCGCGACACGGGGTGATCCTCGTCGTGCCCGACACGAGCCCGCGCGGCGAGGGCGTGCCCGACGACCCGGCTTATGACCTCGGCTGCGGGGCGGGGTTTTACCTGAACGCGACGCAGGCGCCCTGGTCGAGCCATTACCGGATGCACGATTACGTGGTGCACGAGCTGCCCTCGCTGATCGAGGCGCAATTTCCGGTGATCGCGGATCGGCGGGGGATCTTCGGGCACTCGATGGGCGGCCACGGCGCGCTCGTGCTGGCGCTCAAGAACCCGGGTCGATATCGATCGGTCTCGGCGTTCGCGCCGATCGTGGCGCCGGCCTCGTGCCCGTGGGGAGAAAAGGCATTCCGGGCGTACCTCGGCGAGGATCGGGCGGCGTGGAAGGAATGGGACGCGACCGAGCTCGTCAAGACGGCGCGCGAGCGGCTGCCGATCATGGTCGATCAGGGCTACGACGATCCGTTCTTCGCCGAGCAGCTCAAGCCGGAGCTATTGCGCAAGGCGTGCGACGAGGTCGGTCACCCGCTCACGCTGCGCCTGCAGCCGGGGTATGACCACAGCTATTACTTCATCGCCTCGTTCATTCGCGATCACGTCGAGCATCACGCGGCGATTCTGAACGCCTGA
- a CDS encoding DUF6585 family protein → MAHPYRRDSTPPEPPARLSEAERLGSLRVVRRVDRRTVVRPLVMAALLFAFIAGVGAAGGFHGFLVSLPFGLAAFALLAASPLRRRDLRIEVHENGVVVHRGRRRAAVVFDDVDEVWFDLDPVSTPTETLAILRAFKLVDHDGVAHVVPLQVEHADDLARLIIRRCSLSLAADAEKALRAGETLTFGRVRIDAKGISVGNSRAEWSKLRLVRMQPGCISFFRAQTVIPWRTVAFDKVPHPTVFVKLVQSLAHRIESTTTTPR, encoded by the coding sequence ATGGCTCACCCTTATCGCCGAGACAGCACGCCCCCCGAACCTCCGGCGCGCCTCTCCGAGGCGGAGCGTCTCGGCAGCCTGCGCGTCGTCCGCCGCGTCGACAGGCGGACGGTCGTGCGCCCCCTCGTGATGGCCGCGCTCCTTTTCGCTTTCATCGCCGGCGTGGGCGCCGCCGGGGGCTTTCATGGGTTCCTCGTCTCCCTGCCCTTCGGCCTCGCTGCCTTCGCCTTGCTGGCCGCCTCGCCATTGCGCCGCCGAGACCTCCGCATCGAGGTCCATGAGAATGGCGTCGTCGTCCACCGGGGGCGCCGCCGGGCGGCCGTCGTCTTCGACGACGTCGACGAGGTCTGGTTCGATCTGGACCCGGTCTCGACGCCGACCGAGACGCTCGCGATCCTCCGCGCATTCAAGCTCGTCGACCACGACGGCGTCGCGCACGTGGTGCCTCTCCAGGTCGAGCACGCCGACGATCTCGCCCGTCTGATCATCCGGCGCTGCTCGCTCTCCCTCGCGGCCGACGCGGAGAAGGCATTGCGCGCGGGAGAGACGCTCACGTTCGGCCGCGTGCGCATCGACGCCAAGGGCATCTCCGTGGGGAACAGCCGCGCGGAATGGTCCAAGCTGCGCCTCGTCCGCATGCAGCCCGGCTGCATATCCTTTTTCCGGGCACAGACGGTGATCCCGTGGCGCACGGTTGCCTTCGACAAGGTCCCGCACCCCACGGTGTTCGTGAAGCTCGTGCAATCGCTCGCCCACCGGATCGAATCGACGACGACGACGCCGCGCTGA
- a CDS encoding PAS domain S-box protein, translating to MAAETVETLRARIEELERQNAELTRALHLKERAYAALVEDQRELVCRFLPDGRLSFVNDAYCRYFDKKREELEGHSFMPLLPEEDQAAFADVSGRLAKGEPFVEIEHRVIVPGGEVRWLHWIDRPLRDEAGNIVETHAVGLDVTDRKRAEEHAQKSEELREQLVQAQEQALRELSTPLIPIADEVLALPLVGRMDDKRAQMVLETLLEGVVSMAAETVLLDVTGITVIDTHVAEALARAAQAVKLLGARVVLTGIQPHVAQTLVTMGIDMQGVRAVRSLKEGIAWAMQERARSQVKR from the coding sequence ATGGCTGCGGAGACGGTGGAGACATTGCGTGCGCGGATCGAGGAGCTCGAGCGGCAGAACGCCGAGCTCACGAGGGCGCTGCACCTGAAGGAGCGAGCGTACGCCGCGCTCGTCGAGGACCAGCGCGAGCTCGTTTGCCGCTTTCTGCCGGATGGTAGGCTCTCGTTCGTCAATGACGCCTATTGCCGGTACTTCGACAAGAAGCGCGAGGAGCTCGAGGGCCATTCTTTCATGCCGCTCCTCCCGGAGGAGGATCAAGCGGCCTTCGCCGACGTGTCCGGCCGGCTGGCGAAAGGCGAGCCATTCGTCGAGATCGAGCATCGGGTCATCGTGCCGGGCGGCGAGGTGCGATGGCTGCACTGGATCGACCGCCCGCTGCGCGACGAGGCCGGCAACATCGTCGAGACCCATGCCGTCGGGCTCGACGTGACCGATCGAAAGCGCGCGGAGGAGCACGCGCAGAAGAGCGAGGAGCTGCGCGAGCAGCTCGTCCAGGCGCAGGAGCAGGCCCTGCGGGAGCTATCGACGCCGCTCATCCCCATCGCGGACGAGGTGCTCGCCCTGCCGCTCGTCGGCCGCATGGACGACAAACGCGCGCAGATGGTGCTCGAGACGCTGCTCGAGGGCGTCGTATCCATGGCCGCCGAGACGGTCCTCCTCGACGTGACGGGTATCACGGTCATCGACACGCACGTGGCCGAGGCGCTGGCGCGCGCGGCGCAGGCGGTGAAGCTGCTCGGCGCCCGCGTGGTCCTCACCGGAATCCAGCCGCACGTGGCGCAGACGCTCGTGACGATGGGAATCGACATGCAGGGCGTGCGCGCGGTGCGCAGCCTCAAAGAGGGAATCGCCTGGGCCATGCAAGAGCGCGCCCGGTCGCAGGTGAAACGATAG
- a CDS encoding serine hydrolase domain-containing protein yields the protein MRIIRLVLLALASCAPAAPPPVAPASPAPVSLGPAPAPAPEPIVSPEMQSIDALIARQVSEKKLVGLSVAVMREGELLLAKGYGKRSLPEGRPVDTDTMFGIGSVTKQFTCAIILLLAEEGKLSVGDKVSKYFPDLTRAGDVTLLDLMNNVSGYPDYYPLDFVDRRMAAPISTDELIRKYGGSALDFPPGTRYSYSNTGFVMLGRVAEKVTGEPFGALLARRIFEPLGMKNTRYEPDPSGDAHARGYATFALGPPEDPLLEGKGWLSAAAAMYSTASDLARWDLALVTGKVLKPASYALMTSPRKLADGKLSSYGCGLAVRTREGATVLSHDGAVAGFNALNMMIPGTRSAVVMISNLEASDALGALHQSVVDAVFPVASASDKPAAEKKPPPAPPGLPRVAGPAAVDMARELFRRLQEGRIDRKHFSDEFNAFLTDERARGAAERLGRYGEPSGVELWRQWERGGMEVSRARFTFGERALLTLMYRTPDGKVQQFFVSAP from the coding sequence ATGCGGATCATCCGACTCGTCCTTCTCGCGCTCGCCTCCTGCGCGCCCGCCGCGCCGCCTCCCGTCGCTCCGGCGAGCCCAGCGCCCGTGAGCCTCGGCCCTGCGCCCGCGCCCGCGCCGGAGCCGATCGTCTCGCCCGAGATGCAATCGATCGACGCGCTCATTGCCCGGCAGGTGAGCGAGAAGAAGCTCGTGGGGCTCTCGGTCGCGGTGATGCGCGAGGGCGAGCTGTTGCTGGCGAAGGGCTATGGAAAGCGCTCGCTCCCGGAGGGCAGGCCCGTCGATACGGATACGATGTTCGGCATCGGATCGGTCACCAAGCAATTCACCTGCGCCATCATCCTGCTCCTCGCCGAGGAGGGGAAGCTCTCGGTGGGGGACAAGGTCTCCAAGTACTTCCCCGACCTCACCCGGGCGGGCGACGTCACGCTGCTCGACCTGATGAACAACGTGTCGGGTTATCCGGATTATTACCCGCTCGACTTCGTCGACCGCCGCATGGCCGCGCCGATCTCCACGGACGAGCTCATTCGCAAGTACGGCGGGAGCGCGCTCGATTTCCCGCCGGGCACGCGTTATTCCTACAGCAACACGGGCTTCGTGATGCTCGGCCGCGTGGCCGAGAAGGTGACGGGAGAGCCGTTCGGCGCGCTGCTCGCGCGCCGGATCTTCGAGCCGCTCGGGATGAAGAACACGCGCTACGAGCCCGATCCCAGCGGCGACGCGCATGCGCGAGGGTACGCCACGTTCGCGCTCGGACCCCCGGAGGATCCGCTGCTCGAGGGCAAGGGGTGGCTGTCGGCCGCTGCGGCCATGTATTCGACGGCGTCGGACCTCGCGCGATGGGACCTGGCGCTCGTGACGGGGAAAGTATTGAAGCCCGCGTCGTACGCGCTGATGACGTCGCCGCGCAAGCTCGCCGACGGGAAGCTCTCGAGCTATGGCTGCGGGCTCGCGGTGAGGACGCGCGAGGGCGCGACGGTGCTCTCGCACGACGGCGCGGTGGCTGGTTTCAATGCGCTCAACATGATGATCCCCGGCACGCGATCGGCGGTCGTCATGATATCGAACCTCGAGGCGTCCGACGCCCTGGGCGCGCTGCACCAGAGCGTGGTCGATGCGGTCTTTCCCGTGGCATCGGCCTCCGACAAACCCGCAGCGGAGAAGAAGCCTCCCCCCGCGCCGCCCGGGCTGCCTCGCGTCGCAGGCCCTGCCGCGGTCGACATGGCCAGGGAGCTCTTCCGGCGGCTGCAAGAGGGGCGCATCGATCGAAAGCATTTCAGCGACGAGTTCAATGCATTCCTGACCGACGAGCGGGCGCGCGGCGCGGCGGAGCGGCTCGGGCGATATGGAGAGCCGAGCGGCGTGGAGCTCTGGCGGCAATGGGAGCGCGGCGGGATGGAGGTGTCGCGCGCGCGCTTCACGTTCGGGGAGCGTGCGTTGCTGACGCTGATGTATCGAACGCCCGACGGGAAGGTTCAGCAGTTCTTCGTGAGCGCGCCGTGA
- a CDS encoding glutathione S-transferase family protein, with protein sequence MKLYTATTPNGKKPLIALEELGVPYETHWVSFKNNEQKSPAFLAINPNGKIPALDDDGLLVWESGAILLHLAERYGKLLPRDRAGRMQAISLLFFQTGGIGPAGGRLGAEWRKPEDKRNQESFNYFRDEVERLIGATELILQDGREYLVGEYSVADIMHWTWTEYLLGAGIPGIGDHPLVKAWVERVRARPAVQKALALKPE encoded by the coding sequence ATGAAGCTCTACACCGCCACGACCCCGAATGGAAAGAAACCCCTCATCGCCCTGGAGGAGCTCGGCGTTCCGTACGAGACGCATTGGGTCAGCTTCAAGAACAACGAGCAAAAGAGCCCGGCGTTTTTGGCGATCAACCCGAACGGCAAGATCCCGGCCCTCGACGACGATGGGCTCCTCGTGTGGGAGTCGGGCGCGATCCTGCTCCACCTGGCCGAGAGATACGGAAAGCTCCTGCCCCGGGACCGGGCGGGCCGGATGCAGGCGATCTCGCTCCTGTTCTTCCAGACGGGCGGAATCGGCCCGGCCGGCGGGCGGCTCGGCGCAGAATGGCGAAAGCCCGAGGACAAGCGCAATCAGGAGAGCTTCAACTACTTCCGCGACGAGGTCGAGCGGCTCATCGGCGCGACCGAGCTCATCCTGCAAGACGGCCGCGAGTACCTGGTCGGCGAATACTCGGTCGCCGACATCATGCACTGGACGTGGACGGAATATCTCCTGGGCGCCGGCATTCCCGGGATCGGCGATCACCCGCTCGTCAAGGCGTGGGTCGAGCGCGTGCGGGCGCGGCCGGCGGTGCAGAAGGCGCTCGCGCTGAAGCCGGAGTGA
- a CDS encoding OAM dimerization domain-containing protein, which yields MSKWLRAYGDREGDGMVQLSFTLAILPGDRAREAAKRFAEAHGLKDPLITAMEQVSQQHTYFVAYGHSAHAVDVDAIDVAEISAEPLSREEVEARGKALGRKIVVVGACTGSDAHTVGIDAILNYKGFGGEKGLESYKCFDAHNLGAQVENTELAERAKALGADAILVSQVITQRNCHKENAAAFVELLRKEGWRDKVVLLLGGPRIDNKLALELGYEVGFGPGTKPTMVAAYLVQEVTRRAKGEKVDPRR from the coding sequence ATGTCGAAATGGCTTCGAGCATACGGGGATCGCGAGGGCGACGGGATGGTGCAGCTCTCCTTCACGCTCGCGATCCTGCCCGGGGATCGCGCGCGGGAGGCGGCCAAGCGCTTCGCGGAGGCGCACGGGCTCAAGGACCCGTTGATCACCGCGATGGAGCAGGTCTCGCAGCAGCACACCTATTTCGTCGCGTACGGGCACTCGGCGCACGCGGTGGACGTCGACGCGATCGACGTGGCCGAGATCTCGGCAGAGCCTCTGTCGCGCGAGGAGGTCGAGGCGCGGGGCAAGGCGCTCGGGCGCAAGATCGTGGTCGTGGGCGCGTGCACGGGCAGCGACGCGCACACCGTCGGGATCGACGCGATCCTGAACTATAAAGGTTTCGGCGGCGAGAAGGGGCTCGAGAGCTACAAGTGCTTCGACGCGCACAACCTCGGCGCGCAGGTCGAGAACACCGAGCTCGCCGAGCGCGCGAAGGCGCTCGGGGCAGACGCGATCCTCGTCTCGCAGGTGATCACGCAGCGCAACTGCCACAAGGAGAACGCGGCCGCGTTCGTGGAGCTGCTCAGGAAAGAGGGTTGGCGCGACAAGGTGGTTCTTTTGCTCGGCGGCCCCCGCATCGACAACAAGCTCGCGCTCGAGCTCGGCTACGAGGTGGGCTTCGGCCCGGGGACCAAGCCGACGATGGTGGCGGCGTACCTCGTGCAGGAGGTGACGCGACGGGCGAAGGGCGAGAAGGTCGATCCGCGGCGCTGA